One genomic segment of Coffea arabica cultivar ET-39 chromosome 6e, Coffea Arabica ET-39 HiFi, whole genome shotgun sequence includes these proteins:
- the LOC113696554 gene encoding UDP-glycosyltransferase 71K1-like encodes MEKTQLVFVPAPGIGHLVSTVEFSKRLIERDDRLSIVVLVISSVSAKKMESYTERVAASNTAIQFINIPQADPPSAEFLKSPENYHALFMENHKSHVKKAIVDLVSEPHTSLAGIVVDLFCSSMIELANELGVPSYVFFTCSAAFLGFMLYLPIHYNQIGREFETSDSDSIIPTYSHPVPTNVVPSFAFNKYGGYASFLKHATRFKETKGIIVNTFAELEPHAVNQLKSDSETLPIYTAGPLLDLEGKRQDSDCERIMKWLDDQPPSSVVFLCFGSMGSFEPDQLAEMAIALEQSGYRFLWAIRSPPSKDDITKRMGEYSNLSEVLPEGFLERVENRGLVCGWAPQMEVLAHEAVGGFVSHCGWNSTLESLWYGVPVATWPLYAEQQINAFELVRELELALELKLDYRTENAKNLVMAEEIEKAIRCLMDSENPIRGRVKEMKEMSRKAIQNGGSSFISVGRLIEDIHINKANKA; translated from the coding sequence ATGGAAAAAACACAGCTTGTTTTTGTTCCAGCACCAGGCATAGGTCACTTGGTATCCACAGTTGAGTTCTCAAAGCGCTTAATTGAAAGAGATGACCGGCTATCAATAGTTGTTCTGGTTATAAGCTCAGTCTCTGCCAAAAAAATGGAGTCGTACACTGAACGAGTGGCTGCTTCAAACACTGCTATTCAATTCATCAACATTCCTCAAGCAGATCCACCTTCAGCAGAGTTCTTGAAGTCCCCCGAAAACTATCATGCTCTTTTCATGGAAAACCACAAATCCCATGTCAAAAAAGCAATAGTCGACCTAGTATCAGAACCACATACTTCTCTTGCCGGAATTGTGGTTGATCTATTCTGTAGTTCAATGATTGAATTAGCAAACGAGCTCGGTGTTCCTTCCTATGTGTTCTTCACCTGTAGCGCTGCCTTTCTTGGCTTCATGCTTTATCTCCCAATTCACTATAACCAGATTGGAAGAGAATTCGAGACTTCGGATTCTGATTCGATCATTCCAACTTATTCTCACCCTGTCCCTACAAATGTTGTGCCTTCTTTTGCATTTAACAAGTATGGTGGTTATGCCTCATTCTTGAAACATGCTACAAGGTTCAAAGAGACAAAAGGAATCATCGTAAACACGTTTGCAGAATTAGAACCTCATGCTGTGAATCAATTGAAATCCGACAGTGAAACACTACCAATTTACACAGCTGGACCCTTGCTCGACCTGGAGGGCAAAAGGCAAGACTCAGACTGCGAAAGGATAATGAAATGGCTAGATGACCAGCCTCCATCATCAGTGGTATTCCTCTGTTTTGGAAGCATGGGTAGTTTTGAGCCTGACCAGTTAGCAGAGATGGCAATTGCCCTCGAGCAGAGTGGCTACAGGTTCTTGTGGGCTATCAGGTCGCCCCCATCCAAGGACGATATCACAAAAAGGATGGGTGAATATTCCAATTTGTCTGAAGTACTTCCAGAAGGTTTCTTGGAACGTGTCGAGAATCGAGGATTGGTGTGTGGTTGGGCACCGCAGATGGAGGTGCTGGCTCATGAAGCAGTTGGTGGATTTGTATCGCACTGTGGCTGGAATTCCACCCTGGAAAGCCTGTGGTATGGGGTGCCTGTTGCAACATGGCCTCTTTATGCTGAGCAACAAATTAATGCATTTGAATTGGTCAGAGAATTGGAACTAGCTCTGGAATTAAAGTTGGATTATCGAACGGAAAATGCAAAGAATCTTGTAATGGCTGAGGAAATAGAGAAAGCTATCAGATGCTTGATGGACTCTGAAAATCCAATCAGAGGGAGAgttaaagaaatgaaagaaatgaGTAGAAAGGCCATTCAAAATGGGGGCTCTTCGTTCATCTCAGTTGGACGCTTGATTGAAGATATCCATATCAACAAAGCAAATAAGGCATAG